One window of the Desulfuromonas acetexigens genome contains the following:
- a CDS encoding ATP-binding protein — protein MKKIVVIGLSLMLFCFITGGIYIVKSIFDVTNKLEKVISFQRVEILRDNLVHHIKSAQSDLLLQGSPHQSETDATVQYTSEIETVSNLCLDCHHSFDVTFLLKNLKEDIQEYLALISRTLTIQGNPQLLAQARTEAFANGERLLDQVTSLSIASAHKISSRIDKIREDINKTNNFLIACIILGPIPILFLVFFLFQRFKGSIDILVTSTSELGKGDLNYRIDKPLKDEFAILAESFNSMAASLSIEREKFTSANTLYQTLFESAGDSIMITSLENGSTGQIISANRAACEMYGYSVDELLGMKIFSLSPEKEIEEVIAKIKTVLTGEWVRSRLKRRRKDGTLFWADTSFGLLHLGQKKFLLSFCKDISESLRAEEEQQRANQMALVGQMAAGLAHEIKNPLAGIKVGLDVLKGDLDLKAEDREVFARVINEVARMERLLRVLLNYARPPEPQFDLVDLNVLLDNSIRNAEMSVLQDPAKKIIFKKDFLPNLPLVNADSTQLQQVFLNILLNAADAIEGEGVVTTVTRTDGDDAVLIELLDTGHGIDGATLEKIFNPFFTTKRKGTGLGLSICKRLVEQQHGTIEATSRVGAGTRFIIRIPTAQNKGNVSHG, from the coding sequence ATGAAAAAAATCGTCGTTATCGGCCTATCGTTGATGCTTTTCTGTTTCATTACAGGCGGTATCTATATCGTAAAATCGATATTCGATGTCACAAACAAATTGGAAAAGGTTATTTCTTTTCAAAGAGTCGAAATTCTTCGCGACAACCTCGTTCACCACATCAAATCCGCACAATCCGACCTCCTCCTGCAAGGCTCACCCCATCAAAGCGAAACGGATGCTACGGTCCAATATACAAGCGAAATTGAAACCGTTTCGAATCTCTGCCTGGATTGCCACCACTCTTTCGACGTAACCTTTCTGCTCAAAAACCTCAAGGAAGACATCCAGGAATATCTGGCTCTCATCAGCCGCACCTTGACGATCCAAGGCAACCCTCAGCTTTTGGCACAGGCCAGAACCGAGGCTTTTGCCAACGGCGAACGTCTGCTCGACCAGGTAACGTCCCTGTCGATTGCCTCCGCCCACAAAATTTCCAGCCGGATCGATAAGATTCGGGAAGACATCAACAAGACAAATAATTTTCTGATCGCATGTATCATCCTCGGCCCGATCCCCATCCTTTTTTTGGTTTTCTTTCTTTTCCAACGATTCAAAGGCTCAATCGATATTCTGGTCACATCGACCAGTGAGTTGGGCAAAGGCGATCTGAACTATCGGATCGACAAACCGCTGAAAGATGAATTCGCGATTTTAGCGGAATCTTTCAACTCCATGGCGGCCTCGCTTTCCATCGAAAGAGAAAAATTCACCTCGGCCAACACCCTCTATCAGACTCTTTTCGAAAGTGCCGGCGATTCCATCATGATCACCAGCCTGGAAAACGGATCAACGGGACAGATCATTTCGGCGAACCGCGCGGCTTGCGAGATGTACGGCTACTCGGTCGACGAATTGTTGGGGATGAAGATTTTTTCCCTGAGTCCCGAAAAAGAAATCGAAGAGGTCATCGCGAAAATAAAGACCGTCTTGACGGGAGAGTGGGTCAGATCGCGATTGAAACGTCGGCGGAAAGACGGCACCCTTTTTTGGGCGGATACCAGTTTCGGCCTTCTTCACCTTGGTCAGAAGAAATTCCTGCTCTCTTTCTGCAAGGACATCAGCGAAAGTCTACGCGCCGAAGAGGAACAACAGCGGGCCAATCAGATGGCCCTGGTCGGGCAAATGGCCGCCGGTCTTGCCCATGAGATCAAGAATCCCCTCGCCGGCATAAAAGTCGGGCTCGATGTTCTGAAGGGAGATCTCGATTTAAAAGCCGAAGACCGGGAAGTCTTTGCTCGGGTCATCAATGAGGTGGCGAGAATGGAGCGGCTTCTACGCGTCCTGCTCAACTACGCCCGGCCTCCGGAACCCCAATTCGATCTGGTCGACCTGAATGTGCTGCTGGACAACTCCATTCGCAACGCGGAAATGTCCGTCCTTCAGGATCCCGCTAAAAAAATAATTTTCAAGAAAGATTTCTTGCCGAATCTCCCCTTGGTCAATGCCGACTCCACGCAATTACAGCAAGTTTTCCTGAATATCCTGCTCAATGCCGCGGACGCCATCGAAGGCGAAGGGGTCGTTACGACAGTGACGCGCACGGATGGGGACGACGCCGTACTCATTGAACTTCTGGACACCGGACACGGCATCGACGGCGCGACCCTTGAAAAAATTTTCAACCCGTTCTTCACCACGAAACGCAAAGGAACAGGATTGGGATTGTCGATCTGCAAACGGCTGGTCGAGCAGCAACACGGGACGATCGAAGCGACCAGCCGCGTCGGCGCGGGAACCCGATTCATCATCAGGATTCCAACCGCGCAAAATAAAGGAAACGTGAGTCATGGGTAG
- a CDS encoding sigma-54-dependent transcriptional regulator, whose product MGSKGRIFLVDDDELIISMLSRALQKEGYETSLLNSSEQAVEKIRAWQPHALLLDVDLGGGPSGLDLLEMLQAEGVDFPIVMLTADDSAESAVRAMRHGAADYLNKPFNIEEVKIVLEKLLANSRLKNEVRYLKESTAATLGRMFIGESPVTQNVLKTTRKMVEAGVQSILITGKSGSGKEVLARNIHYWRFGSQKDFESIPYIAVNCTALPESLIEGELFGHAKGAFTDAKADKKGVFELAEGGTLLLDEIGDMRLDLQGKLLRVLEERTVRRIGGQVDLPIDVTIIACTNRDLKKAVEDGIFREDLYYRLNSFAIQLPTLSQRGEDILLLTRHFLEKFAQKYSKKPIQNISKDAEKLLREYPWPGNVRELRNVIERCVVLENTDTLSADQLPLDIGGKESSRGERRKRFHIVLPEEGISLEVVERELMRLALERTNGNMTKSAKLLQVSYDTFRYQAKKYDLT is encoded by the coding sequence ATGGGTAGCAAAGGCCGGATTTTTCTCGTCGATGACGACGAACTGATCATCTCCATGCTTTCCCGGGCACTGCAGAAAGAGGGTTACGAAACATCGCTGCTGAATTCCTCCGAGCAGGCCGTGGAGAAGATCCGGGCCTGGCAGCCCCATGCCCTGCTCTTGGACGTCGACCTGGGCGGCGGGCCCAGCGGCCTGGACCTGCTGGAGATGCTGCAAGCCGAAGGGGTGGATTTTCCGATCGTCATGCTGACCGCCGACGATTCCGCCGAATCGGCGGTTCGGGCCATGCGCCATGGCGCGGCGGACTATCTCAACAAACCGTTCAATATCGAAGAAGTCAAAATTGTCCTCGAAAAACTGCTCGCCAATTCGCGCCTCAAAAACGAGGTTCGCTACCTGAAGGAGTCGACCGCTGCGACCCTGGGGCGAATGTTCATCGGGGAATCTCCCGTGACCCAAAACGTTCTCAAAACCACCCGGAAGATGGTCGAGGCGGGCGTTCAATCGATTCTGATCACCGGCAAATCGGGTTCCGGGAAAGAGGTTCTGGCGCGCAACATCCACTACTGGCGCTTTGGTTCACAAAAAGATTTCGAAAGCATCCCCTATATCGCCGTCAACTGTACCGCCCTGCCCGAAAGCCTGATCGAGGGGGAACTTTTCGGCCATGCCAAGGGCGCGTTTACCGATGCGAAAGCCGATAAAAAAGGGGTTTTTGAACTGGCCGAAGGCGGCACTTTGCTGCTCGACGAAATCGGCGACATGCGCCTCGATTTGCAGGGGAAACTGTTGCGGGTTCTGGAAGAACGGACGGTTCGTCGCATCGGCGGCCAAGTCGATCTGCCGATCGATGTCACGATTATTGCATGTACCAACCGGGACCTGAAGAAAGCGGTGGAAGATGGAATTTTTCGGGAGGATCTTTACTATCGGTTGAATTCTTTCGCGATCCAATTGCCGACCTTGAGCCAGAGGGGAGAAGACATTCTTCTTCTGACCCGGCATTTTTTGGAGAAGTTCGCCCAGAAGTACTCGAAAAAGCCGATCCAAAACATTTCCAAAGACGCGGAGAAGTTGCTGAGGGAATATCCCTGGCCCGGGAATGTGCGGGAGCTGCGCAATGTCATCGAGCGGTGCGTGGTTCTGGAGAACACCGACACCCTCTCCGCCGACCAGCTGCCTCTGGACATTGGCGGCAAGGAAAGCAGCCGGGGCGAGCGGCGGAAAAGATTCCACATCGTCCTCCCCGAAGAGGGGATTTCCCTGGAAGTGGTAGAACGCGAACTGATGCGCCTGGCCCTGGAGCGCACGAACGGCAACATGACCAAGTCGGCCAAGCTGCTCCAGGTCAGCTACGATACCTTCAGATATCAGGCGAAAAAGTACGACTTGACTTAA
- a CDS encoding methyl-accepting chemotaxis protein: MKIFGKLMLAFGGIALICTLVGATGLLSLQKINRQLSDIAEVHLPAIDSLRTIMEAQNAIRSVERTILLPTLGLEARLTELGNLEKNWDLAKQGMERFETIPKSPEIAALWQEARESWERWALQHTRLVNLVVLVKDDQVQRLESEFNNHWHDYDLWKIELERSVYRGLPFTGELDPEKTGLGQWLHAASPKTPEFAEALPDLTESHHQIHQKAARIIDALRAGNIATARNLFEKEFIPQDDEIREILDYLRIILQSNIALIDSAADIGFGKDQVAFQETSAALEALANHYRTQSEEAQRSADGIVLAGSITVLLALLFGGLFALVCGYLIARSVARPLREASQMLLDMEQGCMSRQLQMQRRDEIGLMAQAMNSMIRSMQRFLGVIQKTVSGVKTNAADLQKVSAIISQGTSRQNREGSLALAAVEEMEQIAVDLSHKVESLTGSLNSSSSSAHEMASSICDGSEMANRLSQEVESITTALQQMKSSMGEIAQVLKDFSGSSQQFAVVANELALSGESVGLLAVESTTLADSVSALATNKGGPALKRMMEISRSNRETVSAYGQRVTRLGEKSKNIGQVLEVIRNMSEQTNLLALNAAIIAAQAGENGRGFAVVAEEIRDLSENTKASIEQIEDLIEAVQSEVKSTIDSITKIHAGADSSIDAAREADAILKQVIDCSSQSLEKARQIAEAANIQVERNRNMHQEADRQAKQIKKIEHTVDEQNRGAEAVIQAAEEVRGISLQLRNSTREQAKSSAVISRALSETHEFSEGIRLAAETMEKSAGQVVVSLASISDVAAENLGSAQSLEKVMVRLHDLTEEIVPEVARYRLPEKMDN; this comes from the coding sequence TTGAAAATCTTCGGCAAATTGATGTTGGCGTTCGGGGGAATCGCGTTGATCTGTACGCTGGTCGGCGCTACGGGACTTTTGAGCCTGCAGAAAATCAACCGGCAGCTTTCCGATATTGCCGAGGTTCACCTGCCGGCAATCGACTCCCTGCGGACCATTATGGAAGCGCAGAATGCCATCCGCTCGGTAGAACGCACCATTCTCTTGCCGACGCTGGGACTGGAAGCGCGTCTGACCGAACTGGGAAACCTTGAGAAAAACTGGGACTTGGCAAAACAGGGGATGGAGCGGTTCGAAACCATCCCTAAATCACCGGAGATTGCCGCGCTGTGGCAAGAGGCCAGAGAGAGTTGGGAACGCTGGGCTTTGCAACATACCCGGTTGGTCAATCTGGTGGTCCTGGTCAAAGACGATCAGGTGCAGAGGCTCGAATCGGAATTCAACAATCACTGGCATGACTATGATCTTTGGAAAATCGAGCTTGAACGATCCGTCTATCGCGGACTTCCCTTCACAGGGGAACTGGATCCGGAAAAGACCGGGCTTGGACAATGGCTCCACGCGGCTTCTCCGAAAACTCCGGAATTTGCCGAGGCGCTTCCCGACCTGACCGAATCGCACCACCAAATCCATCAAAAAGCGGCGCGAATTATCGATGCCTTGCGTGCCGGGAACATTGCAACCGCTCGAAATCTCTTCGAGAAGGAATTCATCCCCCAGGACGATGAAATCAGAGAAATCCTCGATTACCTCCGGATCATTCTGCAGTCCAATATTGCCCTGATCGACTCGGCGGCCGATATCGGTTTCGGTAAGGACCAGGTCGCTTTTCAGGAAACGAGCGCCGCCCTGGAAGCCCTGGCGAATCACTATCGCACCCAATCCGAAGAGGCTCAGCGCTCCGCCGACGGAATCGTCCTTGCCGGATCGATCACCGTCCTTTTGGCCTTGCTGTTTGGCGGACTTTTCGCTCTGGTTTGTGGATACCTGATTGCGCGGAGTGTTGCCCGCCCCCTGCGGGAAGCCTCGCAGATGCTTCTCGACATGGAACAGGGTTGCATGAGCAGGCAACTGCAAATGCAGCGCCGCGACGAGATCGGTCTGATGGCCCAGGCCATGAACTCGATGATCCGCAGCATGCAGCGTTTTCTCGGGGTGATTCAAAAAACCGTCAGCGGTGTGAAAACGAATGCCGCTGATCTGCAAAAGGTTTCGGCGATCATCAGCCAAGGAACCAGCCGACAGAACCGGGAAGGGAGCCTCGCTTTGGCTGCCGTCGAAGAGATGGAACAGATTGCCGTCGATCTCAGCCACAAGGTTGAGTCTTTGACCGGCTCTCTCAACAGCTCTTCCTCCTCCGCCCATGAGATGGCGAGCAGCATTTGCGACGGTTCGGAAATGGCGAACCGGCTATCCCAGGAAGTGGAGAGCATCACCACGGCCCTTCAGCAGATGAAGTCCAGCATGGGCGAAATCGCGCAGGTACTTAAAGACTTTTCCGGCTCATCGCAACAGTTTGCCGTCGTGGCCAACGAACTGGCCCTTTCGGGGGAAAGTGTCGGGCTACTGGCCGTCGAATCGACCACCCTTGCCGACAGCGTTTCCGCCTTGGCGACAAACAAGGGGGGGCCAGCCCTTAAGCGCATGATGGAAATTTCCCGAAGCAACCGCGAAACGGTTTCGGCCTACGGTCAGCGTGTGACCCGTCTCGGCGAAAAATCCAAAAACATCGGCCAGGTCCTTGAGGTTATCCGCAACATGTCCGAACAGACGAATCTGCTTGCCTTGAACGCTGCTATTATTGCCGCTCAAGCCGGCGAGAACGGTCGAGGTTTTGCCGTGGTTGCCGAGGAGATCCGCGATTTGTCGGAAAACACCAAGGCCAGCATCGAGCAGATCGAGGACCTGATCGAGGCCGTCCAGAGCGAGGTAAAATCGACCATCGATTCGATTACGAAGATTCACGCCGGGGCGGACAGCAGCATCGATGCGGCCCGGGAAGCCGATGCCATCCTCAAGCAGGTGATCGACTGCTCATCCCAGTCGCTGGAAAAGGCCCGACAGATTGCCGAAGCCGCCAACATTCAAGTCGAGCGCAACCGGAACATGCATCAGGAAGCGGATCGACAAGCCAAGCAGATCAAAAAGATCGAACATACGGTAGATGAGCAGAACCGGGGAGCCGAAGCCGTCATTCAAGCCGCGGAAGAAGTTCGCGGCATCTCTTTACAACTGCGAAACAGCACGCGCGAGCAAGCCAAAAGCAGTGCCGTCATTTCTCGCGCCCTCTCTGAAACCCATGAATTTTCCGAAGGGATCAGACTGGCGGCGGAGACGATGGAAAAGAGCGCCGGCCAGGTGGTCGTCTCTCTGGCCAGCATTTCCGACGTCGCCGCAGAAAATCTGGGCAGTGCCCAATCCCTCGAAAAAGTCATGGTTCGCTTGCACGACCTCACCGAAGAGATCGTTCCGGAAGTCGCACGCTACCGGTTGCCTGAAAAAATGGATAATTGA
- the selA gene encoding L-seryl-tRNA(Sec) selenium transferase, which produces MTDKNLLLRQLPAVDRILSAPAMQSLAATCPHVLLLEAAQETVADLRRAILDGGATTELTIDAVAEQAARRAENKQEPSLRPVINATGTLLHTNLGRAPLSAAALAAITAISRSYSNLELDLTTGKRGHRFSHVEELLCRLTGAEAAAVVNNNAGAVLLALTALAKGKEAIVSRGEMIEIGGAFRIPEVMEAGGVRLREVGTTNKTHLKDYAGAINEETGLLLKVHTSNYRIVGFTEEVPAAAMVELAHGHGLPVMEDLGSGMLMDLTPFGLPREPTVREAVAAGIDVVTFSGDKLLGGPQAGILVGTRAAIDKIRHHPLARALRIDKLTLAALEATLASYLDERRALTELPVLRMLNMSAAEVEERSRAFAEKLGAALGAAAEIAVIEEPSAIGGGALPLTELPGFAVALTPQGVSVDLLALRLRQGKPPVVGRVQDNRLLLNLRTILPDEEPHLIDALRAALLY; this is translated from the coding sequence ATGACCGATAAAAACCTTCTTTTGCGTCAACTCCCCGCCGTCGACCGCATTCTCAGTGCTCCCGCCATGCAGTCCCTGGCCGCGACCTGCCCCCATGTGCTGCTGCTGGAAGCGGCCCAGGAGACGGTCGCCGACCTGCGCCGGGCCATCCTCGACGGCGGCGCCACGACCGAGTTGACCATCGATGCCGTTGCCGAACAGGCCGCCCGCCGCGCCGAGAATAAGCAGGAACCCTCCCTGCGGCCGGTGATCAATGCCACCGGCACCCTGCTGCACACCAATCTCGGCCGCGCCCCTTTGAGCGCGGCGGCGCTGGCGGCCATCACCGCCATCAGCCGCTCCTATTCCAATCTCGAACTCGACCTGACGACGGGCAAGCGCGGTCATCGCTTCTCCCATGTGGAGGAGTTGCTCTGCCGTCTGACCGGCGCCGAGGCGGCGGCGGTGGTCAACAACAACGCCGGCGCGGTGCTGCTCGCCCTGACCGCTCTGGCCAAGGGGAAAGAGGCCATCGTTTCGCGGGGAGAGATGATCGAGATCGGCGGGGCGTTTCGCATCCCCGAGGTGATGGAGGCGGGCGGGGTCAGACTGCGCGAGGTGGGGACAACCAACAAGACCCATCTCAAGGATTACGCTGGGGCGATCAATGAGGAGACCGGCCTGCTGCTGAAGGTGCACACCAGCAACTACCGTATCGTCGGCTTCACCGAGGAGGTGCCGGCGGCGGCGATGGTCGAACTGGCCCACGGCCACGGCCTGCCGGTGATGGAGGATCTGGGCAGCGGAATGCTTATGGATCTCACCCCCTTCGGCCTGCCCCGGGAACCGACGGTACGCGAAGCGGTGGCGGCGGGAATCGACGTCGTCACCTTCAGCGGCGACAAGCTCCTCGGCGGCCCCCAGGCGGGGATTCTCGTCGGCACCCGCGCCGCCATCGACAAGATCCGCCACCACCCCCTGGCCCGTGCCCTGCGCATCGACAAGCTGACCCTGGCGGCGCTCGAAGCGACTTTGGCATCCTACCTCGACGAGCGGCGGGCGCTGACGGAACTGCCGGTGCTGCGCATGTTGAATATGTCGGCGGCGGAAGTGGAAGAGCGCAGCCGCGCTTTTGCCGAAAAACTCGGTGCGGCCCTTGGCGCGGCGGCAGAGATCGCCGTGATCGAAGAGCCTTCGGCCATCGGCGGCGGCGCCCTGCCCCTGACCGAACTCCCCGGCTTCGCCGTCGCCCTGACCCCGCAAGGGGTCAGCGTCGACCTCCTCGCCCTGCGCCTGCGCCAGGGCAAACCGCCGGTGGTCGGCCGCGTTCAGGACAACCGCCTGCTCCTCAACCTGCGCACCATCCTCCCCGACGAAGAACCGCACCTCATCGACGCCTTGCGCGCGGCGCTCCTTTACTGA
- the htpX gene encoding zinc metalloprotease HtpX has product MNTLKITFFLTCLTLLMVAMGNAIGGQGGMVIALLLAGGMNFFSYWYSDKIVLKMYKAKEVSENESPTFYRMVKGLAERAGMPMPKVYIIPSESPNAFATGRNPQNAAVAATEGIMRILSAEELEGVMAHELAHVQNRDTLISTIAATFAGAIAMLGNMLQWAAIFGGGNSDDEEGGGSMLGGLAMAFIAPMAAMLIQMAVSRSREYLADASGAKICGNPLALASALNKLQLASQRVPMNEATPATSHMFIVNPLKGASLAKLFSTHPPMEERIARLQAMSGGRSV; this is encoded by the coding sequence ATGAACACTTTGAAAATTACCTTTTTTCTCACCTGTCTCACCCTGCTCATGGTCGCCATGGGCAACGCCATCGGCGGTCAGGGGGGGATGGTCATCGCCCTGCTTCTGGCCGGGGGGATGAACTTCTTCAGCTACTGGTATTCGGACAAGATCGTGCTGAAGATGTACAAGGCCAAGGAGGTTTCCGAGAACGAAAGCCCGACTTTCTACCGCATGGTCAAGGGCCTGGCCGAGCGCGCCGGGATGCCCATGCCCAAGGTCTACATCATCCCTTCGGAGAGTCCCAACGCCTTCGCCACCGGCCGCAATCCGCAAAATGCCGCCGTCGCCGCCACCGAGGGGATCATGCGTATCCTCTCTGCCGAGGAGCTGGAAGGAGTCATGGCCCACGAGCTGGCCCATGTCCAGAATCGCGATACCCTCATTTCGACCATCGCCGCGACCTTCGCCGGGGCCATCGCCATGCTCGGCAACATGCTGCAATGGGCAGCGATTTTCGGCGGCGGCAACAGCGACGACGAGGAAGGGGGCGGAAGCATGCTCGGCGGCCTGGCCATGGCCTTCATCGCGCCGATGGCGGCGATGCTCATCCAGATGGCGGTCTCGCGCAGTCGGGAGTATCTGGCCGACGCCTCCGGGGCGAAGATCTGCGGCAATCCCCTGGCCCTGGCCAGCGCCCTGAACAAACTGCAACTGGCGTCCCAGCGGGTGCCGATGAACGAGGCGACCCCGGCGACTTCGCACATGTTCATCGTCAACCCCCTGAAGGGGGCTTCGCTGGCCAAGCTCTTCTCCACCCATCCGCCGATGGAAGAGCGCATCGCTCGGCTGCAGGCCATGTCCGGCGGCCGCAGCGTCTGA